The following proteins come from a genomic window of Gossypium raimondii isolate GPD5lz chromosome 5, ASM2569854v1, whole genome shotgun sequence:
- the LOC105769803 gene encoding uncharacterized protein LOC105769803 isoform X2, producing the protein MENFSYSSYPESGDSSPRSREIECENQSWDESPSLNATNNNVNYKVKFMCSYGGKIQPRSHDNQLAYVGGDTKILVVDRNIKFSAIMAKLSSLYGGDSEVCFKYQLPGEDLDALISVTNDEDLEHMMMEYDRLHRSFAKPARLRLFLFPLNSPLVASGFEGSEPKSDRQWFIDALNSVQIQNLDASSPPTVAVLAANPDFLFGLDKVNVPDSVPPVVTVAQEVVAKDVTAGSDCGSEDQHLITDPMVSPAEIQRQIHELQRMHIAATQEQGILQRKIDESNARAYNTQDYSKMLDKIATSPVPVSTPLQMPIQTAYLSSAAYSVSATAAPANQPVYLIPTPAAGVYQRPPTIQQVTVPAGQPYYGVQRVFQDVYREQSVYNAVPSTKVGAYTEGIQVMQQTGGMPESGYVQVGYDGAGRQVYYTAAPYQGMPQMAASGSVPVLSQDGT; encoded by the exons ATGGAAAACTTCTCCTACTCTTCTTATCCTGAATCCGGCGATTCTTCGCCTCGTTCCAGAGAAATTGAATGCGAAAATCAATCATGGGACGAGTCGCCCTCCCTCAATGCtactaataataatgttaattatAAGGTTAAGTTTATGTGCAGCTATGGGGGCAAAATCCAACCGCGTTCCCACGATAACCAGCTCGCTTATGTTGGTGGAGATACCAAAATCCTCGTCGTTGATCGCAACATCAAGTTCTCTGCTATCATGGCCAAGTTATCTTCTCTTTACGGTGGGGATTCTGAGGTTTGTTTCAAGTATCAGCTTCCCGGTGAAGATCTCGACGCTTTAATTTCCGTTACCAATGATGAAGATCTGGAGCATATGATGATGGAATATGACCGGTTGCATCGTTCCTTTGCCAAACCTGCCCGGTTGAGGTTGTTTCTATTCCCGTTGAATTCGCCGTTGGTGGCGTCAGGATTTGAAGGGAGTGAACCGAAGTCCGATAGGCAATGGTTCATTGACGCATTGAATTCGGTGCAGATTCAGAATCTCGATGCCTCTTCCCCTCCTACTGTGGCGGTTCTGGCGGCAAATCCCGATTTTCTATTCGGGTTGGATAAGGTGAATGTGCCGGATTCTGTTCCTCCGGTTGTGACGGTGGCACAGGAAGTTGTTGCGAAGGATGTAACGGCGGGATCAGACTGTGGATCGGAGGACCAGCATTTGATCACGGACCCAATGGTATCTCCAGCAGAGATCCAGAGGCAAATCCATGAATTACAGAGGATGCATATTGCTGCTACACAAGAACAAGGCATTTTGCAGAGAAAAATCGATGAATCAAATGCTAGAGCTTACAATACTCAAGATTATTCAAAAATGTTGGATAAAATTGCCACTTCACCGGTACCAGTATCAACTCCGCTGCAAATGCCAATTCAAACGGCGTATTTAAGCTCTGCTGCTTATTCGGTATCTGCGACCGCAGCCCCCGCAAACCAACCAGTTTACCTCATTCCGACTCCTGCAGCCGGAGTTTATCAACGGCCTCCGACAATACAACAGGTAACTGTACCAGCTGGTCAACCTTACTACGGGGTACAGCGGGTGTTTCAGGATGTTTACCGAGAGCAGTCGGTTTACAATGCGGTTCCATCCACGAAGGTTGGGGCGTACACTGAGGGAATCCAAGTTATGCAGCAGACGGGTGGGATGCCTGAATCAGGATATGTACAGGTGGGTTATGATGGGGCAGGAAGGCAGGTGTATTACACGGCGGCGCCATATCAAGGGATGCCACAAATGGCGGCATCTGGTAGTGTCCCGGTGTTAAGTCAAGATG GAACCTAA
- the LOC105770248 gene encoding uncharacterized protein LOC105770248: protein MVKAVVGEESQLQLAEDRLSRSSEPAQVGLVIGKLNSALDRGFVFDLVPTPQNDAGQPACSVLEPAKDNKKKGSKSKSQTSDSSSNLVIDKDWVAEHARQVSRMMVGGIKVVGIYVWASEAAFKNSTMVLCQTVKGVAEAASTLEDDLDVRLLIHICYSPRRWTCRNCTLSSNITSSSLRPCDFKMGRVLTSLQTFKCLYNFDLRLPIYQEKTSKSETLVDVLCNGISNYVKELQGAKAVIDGNLVVNDEACTTEGLHEVELLLPFMKDMYIEACSQKDVVGVVNFTGSLCSFSFLNSKEPISQAVADIKDDIIRSLRSRLDIICDEADEDPGPIDNGIKEAGNDLASEKPVSQLVLHSLRKNCNLSLPRRVFVPWLAGTYICDYLQPSETLEVLKDHCVELMSMEAPNDASKILEPEEEAIRVSTRSFWDVVIPYCSTLSSTQEKNIEITGKENSQKTSKSPSLYFVAAVIILLLSVLVGFVFVRKS from the exons ATGGTGAAAGCAGTGGTCGGAGAAGAAAGCCAACTCCAGCTAGCTGAGGATCGTCTCTCCCGATCTTCAGAACCGGCTCAG GTTGGTCTGGTGATAGGGAAACTCAACTCCGCTCTGGACCGCGGCTTCGTGTTCGATTTAGTACCCACTCCTCAAAACGACGCCGGACAACCAGCTTGTTCGGTTTTGGAGCCAGCAAAAGACAACAAGAAAAAGGGATCGAAATCCAAATCTCAGACGTCTGATTCTTCCTCTAATTTGGTCATTGACAAGGATTGGGTCGCTGAACATGCTCGCCAA GTGTCAAGAATGATGGTGGGTGGAATCAAAGTAGTGGGTATTTATGTGTGGGCAAGTGAGGCCGCTTTCAAGAATTCGACCATGGTGCTGTGCCAG ACTGTGAAGGGAGTTGCTGAAGCAGCTTCCACTTTGGAGGATGACCTTGATGTAAGGTTGCTTATTCACATATGTTATAGCCCAAGGAG ATGGACATGTCGGAATTGTACACTGTCATCAAATATTACGTCAAGCAGCTTACGGCCTTGTGACTTCAAAATGGGAAGGGTCTTAACTTCTCTTCAAACTTTTAAGTGTTTGTACAATTTTGATCTTAG GCTGCCAATTTATCAAgagaaaacatcaaaatctgAGACGCTTGTTGATGTTCTCTGTAATGGAATTTCTAATTATGTTAAAGAGCTGCAGGGTGCAAAAGCTGTGATTGATGGGAACCTG GTTGTTAATGATGAAGCATGCACCACAGAGGGTTTGCATGAAGTTGAGTTGCTTCTACCATTTATGAAGGATATGTACATTGAAG CATGCAGCCAGAAAGATGTTGTAGGTGTTGTCAATTTTACTGGCTCTCTATGTTCCTTTTCATTCTTGAATTCCAAGGAACCAATTTCACAAGCTGTTGCTGATATAAAG GATGATATCATCAGGAGTTTGCGAAGCAGGCTCGATATTATTTGTGATGAAGCAGATGAAGACCCAGGGCCAATCGACAATGGAATTAAGGAAGCAGGAAATGACTTAGCTTCTGAGAAGCCGGTTTCCCAACTCGTTTTACACTCCTTGAG GAAAAATTGCAATCTTTCACTACCTCGGAGAGTCTTTGTTCCATGGTTGGCGGGTACATATATCTGTGACTATCTCCAACCATCAGAGACACTTgag GTTTTAAAAGATCATTGTGTTGAGTTGATGTCCATGGAAGCTCCAAATGATGCATCAAAAATTTTGGAACCTGAAGAAGAAGCCATTAGAGTGTCCACTAGATCTTTTTGGGATGTAGTCATCCCTTACTGTTCGACATTAAGCTCTACCCAAGAAAAGAACATAGAAATTACCGGCAAAGAAAATAGCCAGAAAACTAGCAAGTCACCCAGTCTCTACTTCGTTGCAGCTGTTATCATCCTCCTCCTCTCAGTATTAGTAGGTTTCGTGTTTGTAAGAAAATCATAG
- the LOC105770128 gene encoding CBL-interacting serine/threonine-protein kinase 8 isoform X2, translating to MVVRKVGKYEIGRTIGEGTFAKVKFAQNTETGESVAMKVLDRSTIIKHKMVDQIKREISIMKLVRHPYVVRLHEVHNGRFSEAEARRYFQQLIDGVEFCHSKGVYHRDLKPENLLLDSQGNLKISDFGLSALPEQGVSLLRTTCGTPNYVAPEVLSHKGYDGAVADVWSCGVILYVLMAGYLPFDELDLTTLYSKIERAEFSCPSWFPMGAKSLIHRILDPNPQTRITIEQIRSDEWFKKSYVPARLLEYEDINLDDVNAVFDDPEIDKEERGDEPSRNENMGPLNLNAFDLIILSQGLNLATLFDRGKDTMKHQTRFVSRKPARVVLSSMEVVAQSMGYKTHIRNYKMRVEGLSANKTSHFSVILEVFEVAPTFLMVDIQKAAGDAGDYLKFYKTFCSNLDDIIWKPPNESSKSRITKSKSKRR from the exons ATGGTGGTCAGAAAAGTAGGGAAGTATGAGATTGGAAGAACAATTGGCGAAGGAACCTTCGCGAAGGTTAAGTTCGCGCAAAACACGGAGACCGGCGAAAGTGTTGCCATGAAAGTCCTCGATCGCAGCACCATTATCAAGCATAAAATGGTCGATCAG aTCAAAAGGGAGATATCTATAATGAAGCTTGTTAGACATCCTTACGTTGTTCGTTTGCACGAG GTTCATAATGGTCGTTTTAGTGAAGCTGAAGCTAGAAGATATTTCCAACAGCTTATTGATGGTGTGGAATTTTGCCATAGCAAGGGAGTCTACCACAGAGATTTGAAG CCTGAAAATCTTTTACTTGATTCCCAAGGAAATTTAAAGATTTCAGATTTTGGCCTTAGCGCGTTGCCAGAACAA gGAGTTAGCCTACTTCGGACCACGTGTGGAACTCCCAACTATGTAGCACCAGAG GTTCTTAGTCACAAGGGGTATGATGGTGCTGTGGCGGACGTCTGGTCTTGTGGGGTCATCCTTTATGTTCTGATGGCAGGTTATCTTCCATTTGATGAGCTTGATCTCACCACACTATACAGTAAG ATTGAGAGAGCAGAGTTTTCTTGCCCTTCTTGGTTTCCTATGGGGGCAAAATCCTTGATTCATAGAATTCTAGATCCAAATCCTCAAACT CGAATTACAATTGAGCAAATCAGGAGTGATGAGTGGTTTAAGAAGAGCTATGTTCCTGCCAGACTTCTCGAGTATGAAGATATTAACTTGGATGATGTAAATGCTGTTTTTGACGATCCCGAGATTGATAAG GAAGAAAGAGGTGATGAGCCATCAAGAAATGAGAATATGGGTCCTTTGAATCTTAATGCATTTGACTTGATCATTCTCTCTCAAGGCTTGAATCTTGCAACACTTTTTGACCGTGGGAAG GACACCATGAAGCACCAGACAAGATTTGTTTCACGGAAGCCAGCAAGGGTTGTTCTGTCTAGCATGGAAGTTGTTGCTCAATCAATGGGCTATAAGACACACATTCGCAATTATAAG ATGAGAGTTGAAGGCCTTTCAGCTAATAAGACTTCTCATTTTTCAGTTATCCTCGAA GTTTTCGAGGTTGCTCCCACGTTTTTGATGGTGGATATTCAAAAGGCAGCTGGTGATGCCGGGGACTACCTAAAG TTCTACAAGACATTTTGTAGCAACCTGGATGACATCATATGGAAACCACCTAACGAATCAAGCAAATCAAGGATCACAAAGTCCAAGAGTAAAAGACGTTGA
- the LOC105770128 gene encoding CBL-interacting serine/threonine-protein kinase 8 isoform X1, whose protein sequence is MVVRKVGKYEIGRTIGEGTFAKVKFAQNTETGESVAMKVLDRSTIIKHKMVDQIKREISIMKLVRHPYVVRLHEVIASRTRIYIILEFITGGELFDKLVHNGRFSEAEARRYFQQLIDGVEFCHSKGVYHRDLKPENLLLDSQGNLKISDFGLSALPEQGVSLLRTTCGTPNYVAPEVLSHKGYDGAVADVWSCGVILYVLMAGYLPFDELDLTTLYSKIERAEFSCPSWFPMGAKSLIHRILDPNPQTRITIEQIRSDEWFKKSYVPARLLEYEDINLDDVNAVFDDPEIDKEERGDEPSRNENMGPLNLNAFDLIILSQGLNLATLFDRGKDTMKHQTRFVSRKPARVVLSSMEVVAQSMGYKTHIRNYKMRVEGLSANKTSHFSVILEVFEVAPTFLMVDIQKAAGDAGDYLKFYKTFCSNLDDIIWKPPNESSKSRITKSKSKRR, encoded by the exons ATGGTGGTCAGAAAAGTAGGGAAGTATGAGATTGGAAGAACAATTGGCGAAGGAACCTTCGCGAAGGTTAAGTTCGCGCAAAACACGGAGACCGGCGAAAGTGTTGCCATGAAAGTCCTCGATCGCAGCACCATTATCAAGCATAAAATGGTCGATCAG aTCAAAAGGGAGATATCTATAATGAAGCTTGTTAGACATCCTTACGTTGTTCGTTTGCACGAG gttATAGCGAGTCGAACTAGGATTTATATCATCTTGGAGTTCATTACTGGTGGCGAATTATTCGATAAATTA GTTCATAATGGTCGTTTTAGTGAAGCTGAAGCTAGAAGATATTTCCAACAGCTTATTGATGGTGTGGAATTTTGCCATAGCAAGGGAGTCTACCACAGAGATTTGAAG CCTGAAAATCTTTTACTTGATTCCCAAGGAAATTTAAAGATTTCAGATTTTGGCCTTAGCGCGTTGCCAGAACAA gGAGTTAGCCTACTTCGGACCACGTGTGGAACTCCCAACTATGTAGCACCAGAG GTTCTTAGTCACAAGGGGTATGATGGTGCTGTGGCGGACGTCTGGTCTTGTGGGGTCATCCTTTATGTTCTGATGGCAGGTTATCTTCCATTTGATGAGCTTGATCTCACCACACTATACAGTAAG ATTGAGAGAGCAGAGTTTTCTTGCCCTTCTTGGTTTCCTATGGGGGCAAAATCCTTGATTCATAGAATTCTAGATCCAAATCCTCAAACT CGAATTACAATTGAGCAAATCAGGAGTGATGAGTGGTTTAAGAAGAGCTATGTTCCTGCCAGACTTCTCGAGTATGAAGATATTAACTTGGATGATGTAAATGCTGTTTTTGACGATCCCGAGATTGATAAG GAAGAAAGAGGTGATGAGCCATCAAGAAATGAGAATATGGGTCCTTTGAATCTTAATGCATTTGACTTGATCATTCTCTCTCAAGGCTTGAATCTTGCAACACTTTTTGACCGTGGGAAG GACACCATGAAGCACCAGACAAGATTTGTTTCACGGAAGCCAGCAAGGGTTGTTCTGTCTAGCATGGAAGTTGTTGCTCAATCAATGGGCTATAAGACACACATTCGCAATTATAAG ATGAGAGTTGAAGGCCTTTCAGCTAATAAGACTTCTCATTTTTCAGTTATCCTCGAA GTTTTCGAGGTTGCTCCCACGTTTTTGATGGTGGATATTCAAAAGGCAGCTGGTGATGCCGGGGACTACCTAAAG TTCTACAAGACATTTTGTAGCAACCTGGATGACATCATATGGAAACCACCTAACGAATCAAGCAAATCAAGGATCACAAAGTCCAAGAGTAAAAGACGTTGA
- the LOC105769803 gene encoding uncharacterized protein LOC105769803 isoform X1 produces the protein MENFSYSSYPESGDSSPRSREIECENQSWDESPSLNATNNNVNYKVKFMCSYGGKIQPRSHDNQLAYVGGDTKILVVDRNIKFSAIMAKLSSLYGGDSEVCFKYQLPGEDLDALISVTNDEDLEHMMMEYDRLHRSFAKPARLRLFLFPLNSPLVASGFEGSEPKSDRQWFIDALNSVQIQNLDASSPPTVAVLAANPDFLFGLDKVNVPDSVPPVVTVAQEVVAKDVTAGSDCGSEDQHLITDPMVSPAEIQRQIHELQRMHIAATQEQGILQRKIDESNARAYNTQDYSKMLDKIATSPVPVSTPLQMPIQTAYLSSAAYSVSATAAPANQPVYLIPTPAAGVYQRPPTIQQVTVPAGQPYYGVQRVFQDVYREQSVYNAVPSTKVGAYTEGIQVMQQTGGMPESGYVQVGYDGAGRQVYYTAAPYQGMPQMAASGSVPVLSQDEFWTF, from the exons ATGGAAAACTTCTCCTACTCTTCTTATCCTGAATCCGGCGATTCTTCGCCTCGTTCCAGAGAAATTGAATGCGAAAATCAATCATGGGACGAGTCGCCCTCCCTCAATGCtactaataataatgttaattatAAGGTTAAGTTTATGTGCAGCTATGGGGGCAAAATCCAACCGCGTTCCCACGATAACCAGCTCGCTTATGTTGGTGGAGATACCAAAATCCTCGTCGTTGATCGCAACATCAAGTTCTCTGCTATCATGGCCAAGTTATCTTCTCTTTACGGTGGGGATTCTGAGGTTTGTTTCAAGTATCAGCTTCCCGGTGAAGATCTCGACGCTTTAATTTCCGTTACCAATGATGAAGATCTGGAGCATATGATGATGGAATATGACCGGTTGCATCGTTCCTTTGCCAAACCTGCCCGGTTGAGGTTGTTTCTATTCCCGTTGAATTCGCCGTTGGTGGCGTCAGGATTTGAAGGGAGTGAACCGAAGTCCGATAGGCAATGGTTCATTGACGCATTGAATTCGGTGCAGATTCAGAATCTCGATGCCTCTTCCCCTCCTACTGTGGCGGTTCTGGCGGCAAATCCCGATTTTCTATTCGGGTTGGATAAGGTGAATGTGCCGGATTCTGTTCCTCCGGTTGTGACGGTGGCACAGGAAGTTGTTGCGAAGGATGTAACGGCGGGATCAGACTGTGGATCGGAGGACCAGCATTTGATCACGGACCCAATGGTATCTCCAGCAGAGATCCAGAGGCAAATCCATGAATTACAGAGGATGCATATTGCTGCTACACAAGAACAAGGCATTTTGCAGAGAAAAATCGATGAATCAAATGCTAGAGCTTACAATACTCAAGATTATTCAAAAATGTTGGATAAAATTGCCACTTCACCGGTACCAGTATCAACTCCGCTGCAAATGCCAATTCAAACGGCGTATTTAAGCTCTGCTGCTTATTCGGTATCTGCGACCGCAGCCCCCGCAAACCAACCAGTTTACCTCATTCCGACTCCTGCAGCCGGAGTTTATCAACGGCCTCCGACAATACAACAGGTAACTGTACCAGCTGGTCAACCTTACTACGGGGTACAGCGGGTGTTTCAGGATGTTTACCGAGAGCAGTCGGTTTACAATGCGGTTCCATCCACGAAGGTTGGGGCGTACACTGAGGGAATCCAAGTTATGCAGCAGACGGGTGGGATGCCTGAATCAGGATATGTACAGGTGGGTTATGATGGGGCAGGAAGGCAGGTGTATTACACGGCGGCGCCATATCAAGGGATGCCACAAATGGCGGCATCTGGTAGTGTCCCGGTGTTAAGTCAAGATG AATTTTGGACCTTCTAA
- the LOC105767615 gene encoding phosphoglycerate mutase-like protein 1 encodes MNTTAAQFPYPWQRCKVIHLVRHGQAMHNVEGDKDRNALLSPHLFDAQLSPLGLQQVCKLRKEVHARGLFKRIELVVTSPLYRTMQTAIAVFGNESSADEGNTDNFSAKPGGPDCPQIMAVELCRDRLGVRPCDMRRKVSECEALFPSIDFSMMDGEDDSMWNPDIREPEEEIAARMVLFMNWLWTRPEQDIVIVSHGIILQQILKVLGNDCHQAVSSALCQRFDNCELRSVVIVDKSPRAVDSMLCSPRDVAKQQHVLREEVSN; translated from the exons ATGAACACCACGGCAGCTCAATTTCCTTACCCATGGCAGCGTTGCAAAGTTATTCACTTG GTGAGGCATGGACAAGCAATGCATAACGTAGAAGGAGACAAGGACCGTAATGCACTGTTGTCTCCTCACCTATTTGATGCCCAACTCTCCCCGTTGGGATTGCAGCAG gttTGTAAACTTCGCAAGGAGGTTCATGCTAGAGGGCTTTTTAAAAGGATCGAGTTAGTGGTCACCTCCCCTTTGTACag GACCATGCAAACTGCTATTGCAGTTTTTGGTAATGAAAGCAGCGCAGATGAAGGGAATACTGATAATTTTTCTGCAAAACCCGGTGGTCCCGATTGCCCCCAAATCATGGCAGTTGAGCTTTGTCGAGACCGCTTG GGGGTTCGACCTTGTGATATGAGGCGAAAGGTTAGCGAATGTGAAGCTCTTTTCCCTTCTATTGACTTTTCAATG ATGGATGGCGAAGATGACAGCATGTGGAATCCGGACATTCGAGAGCCTGAAGAGGAAATTGCTGCACGGATGGTCTTGTTTATGAACTG GTTGTGGACAAGGCCAGAACAGGATATAGTGATTGTCAGCCATGGCATCATACTTCAGCAAATATTAAAAGTACTTGGAAATGACTGTCATCAAGCTGTTAGCTCTGCCTTATGCCAACG CTTCGACAATTGTGAACTTCGTTCGGTGGTCATTGTCGATAAAAG CCCAAGGGCAGTGGATTCAATGCTTTGCTCACCAAGAGATGTTGCAAAGCAGCAGCATGTGTTAAGGGAGGAAGTTTCCAACTAA
- the LOC105771153 gene encoding oligopeptide transporter 4, which translates to MGTTEIEATPKLAEEVVKEEGEMDESEVSPIEQVRLTVPDTDDPSLPVWTFRMWFLGLFSCALLSFLNQFFGYRTEPLVITQITVQVATLPIGRFMASALPATKFRIPGFGSKEFSLNPGPFNMKEHVLITIFANAGSGFGNGTVYAVSIVTIIKAFYGRSISFFSSWLLIMTTQVMGYGWAGILRKYVVEPAHMWWPSTLVQISLFTTLHEKEENKDGKRPIARVKFFVIALVCSFCWYVFPGYLFQTLQSISLACLVFPHSVTAHQIGSGMNGLGIGAFTLDWTTVASFLFSPLVSPFFAIVNVFIGYALIIYLVMPVSYWGLNLFNAKTFPIYSSDLFTAQGQEYNVSLIVNKKFEIDFPEYEKLGRVHMSTFFAITYGFGFATIAATVTHVALFYGREIYSRYQASSREKPDVHTRLMRNYKDIPSWWFYLLLAVSILLGLVLCIFFKKDVQMPWWGLLFAAALAFFFTLPISIITATTNQTPGLNIITEYIMGAILPGQPITNVCFKTYGYISMAQAVAFLSDFKLGHYMKIPPRSMFLVQFIGTMLAGTINLGVGWWLLSSVENICHKNLLPANSPWTCPGDKVFFDASVIWGLVGPKRIFGSLGEYSTLNWFFLGGLLGPVVVWLLHKAFPSQAWIPLINLPVLLGATGNMPPATPLNYTSWIIVGTIFNFFVFRYRKRWWQRYNYILSAALDAGTAFMTVLIYVALGVESKSLHWWGASPDVVPEHCDLATCPTAKGILVEGCPIF; encoded by the exons ATGGGAACTACGGAAATTGAAGCAACACCAAAACTAGCTGAGGAAGTGGTGAAAGAGGAGGGTGAAATGGACGAAAGCGAGGTGTCTCCGATTGAACAAGTTCGTCTGACAGTGCCCGACACCGATGACCCTTCGCTCCCTGTATGGACTTTCCGTATGTGGTTCTTGGGTCTTTTCTCTTGCGCCCTCCTTTCCTTCCTGAACCAGTTTTTCGGCTACCGAACCGAGCCGCTCGTCATCACCCAAATCACCGTCCAGGTGGCCACTCTTCCCATCGGACGCTTCATGGCTTCGGCTCTTCCCGCCACTAAGTTTCGTATACCTGGGTTCGGTTCGAAGGAATTCTCGCTTAACCCCGGACCGTTTAACATGAAGGAGCATGTTCTAATAACGATATTTGCTAATGCTGGAAGTGGTTTTGGAAATGGTACTGTTTATGCTGTTAGTATTGTTACCATAATCAAGGCTTTTTATGGAAGGAGCATCTCTTTCTTCTCTAGTTGGCTTCTTATCATGACTACACAG GTTATGGGATATGGTTGGGCGGGGATACTGAGGAAGTATGTGGTGGAGCCGGCGCACATGTGGTGGCCCTCTACCCTTGTTCAAATTTCTCTCTTCAC GACTTTACATGAGAAGGAAGAAAATAAGGATGGCAAGCGCCCCATAGCACGAGTGAAATTCTTCGTGATTGCATTAGTGTGTAGCTTCTGCTGGTATGTTTTCCCAGGTTACCTCTTCCAAACCTTGCAAAGCATCTCTTTGGCTTGCTTGGTCTTCCCCCATTCGGTAACCGCCCACCAAATCGGCTCAGGCATGAATGGTCTCGGCATTGGGGCCTTCACACTTGACTGGACAACCGTTGCCTCTTTCTTGTTTAGCCCGCTTGTTTCGCCCTTCTTCGCCATTGTAAACGTCTTCATAGGATATGCCTTGATTATATACCTCGTGATGCCGGTATCTTACTGGGGACTAAACCTATTCAACGCGAAAACATTTCCCATTTATTCATCGGACTTGTTCACCGCACAAGGTCAGGAGTATAACGTTTCGTTGATTGTTAACAAGAAGTTCGAGATCGATTTCCCAGAGTATGAGAAGTTAGGGAGGGTCCATATGAGCACTTTCTTCGCTATCACCTATGGATTTGGATTCGCTACTATTGCTGCCACCGTAACACATGTGGCCTTGTTCTATGGAAG GGAAATTTATAGTCGATATCAAGCTTCTTCAAGGGAAAAGCCTGATGTTCACACAAGACTGATGAGAAACTACAAAGACATACCTTCGTGGTGGTTTTATTTGCTTCTTGCCGTCTCAATTCTTCTGGGCCTTGTACTCTGCATCTTCTTTAAAAAGGATGTTCAAATGCCTTGGTGGGGACTGTTATTTGCTGCTGCACTTGCCTTCTTTTTCACTTTGCCTATAAGCATTATAACAGCTACGACTAATCAA ACACCAGGGTTGAATATCATTACAGAGTatataatgggagcaatattgCCTGGACAACCAATAACCAATGTTTGTTTTAAGACCTATGGGTACATTAGCATGGCTCAGGCTGTCGCTTTTCTTAGTGATTTCAAGCTCGGTCATTACATGAAAATTCCTCCAAGATCAATGTTTCTGGTTCAG TTCATCGGAACCATGTTAGCCGGAACGATAAACCTTGGAGTGGGCTGGTGGCTTCTATCTTCCGTCGAGAACATATGCCATAAAAATCTTCTCCCAGCAAATAGTCCTTGGACATGCCCCGGCGATAAGGTCTTCTTCGATGCATCGGTCATCTGGGGTTTGGTTGGACCAAAACGAATTTTCGGCTCACTGGGGGAGTACTCAACTCTTAACTGGTTCTTCCTAGGAGGACTATTAGGACCAGTTGTAGTATGGCTGTTGCACAAGGCATTCCCCAGTCAGGCTTGGATTCCCCTTATCAATCTGCCAGTGCTTTTAGGCGCAACAGGCAACATGCCACCAGCAACCCCATTGAACTATACTTCCTGGATTATCGTTGGAACTATCTTCAACTTCTTTGTCTTCAGGTATCGAAAGCGATGGTGGCAAAGGTATAATTACATTCTATCAGCAGCATTGGATGCAGGGACAGCATTCATGACAGTGCTGATTTACGTTGCACTGGGTGTTGAGAGTAAGAGTTTGCACTGGTGGGGTGCTAGTCCTGATGTTGTCCCGGAGCACTGTGATCTAGCAACTTGCCCTACCGCTAAGGGTATATTGGTTGAAGGGTGCCCAATATTTTAA